The DNA sequence TAGAGAAGATGGGGGTCGGTGCGAAGGAGCCGGAGCACATCCGGGAAGGCGCTCGTATCCAGCCGGACCGAGAGCTGACCCCGGAACAGCTGCTCCGAACGGTAGGCGCCCGCGAACCGCGCTTTGAGAATTGCGACGATCGAGGACTCGACCGGGCCCAGCGGGGACAGGTCTTCGGGATGGGGCGTCAATCCCACTCGAGCGCGCCTTTCCCCCAGACGTAGACCAGGCCCAGGAGCAGAATCCCCACGAACACCCCCATCTCGATCAGGCCGAAGATCCGGAGCTGCCTGAAGACGATCGCCCACGGGTAGAGGAAGACCGTTTCGATGTCGAACACGATGAAGAGCATGGCGACCAGATAGAAACGGGTGTGGAAGCGCTCCCGCGCCGTCCCGGTCGGCGTGATGCCGCACTCGTAGGGGCTCAGCTTGGCCGGATCGTTCACCCGGGTGCCCAGGAAATGGGACGCGACGAGCGTGAAGACGGCGAAGCCGATCCCCACGATCAGCATCATGAGGATGGGTATGAAGGCCGTGGTCGAGTTGGGATCGACTTGATTCATCGTGATTCCCCGGAGCGCGAAATCGAGGCCCGGACCTACCGCCTCCCAACCTCCCCGACTTCGTGAAAAAAGGTGCTAAGTACGGCAGGATAAAAACTTGGGGGCTCCGCTGTCAAGCCACTTTCTCGAACGTGGGGCGTTCCGCGGGGCCCGCGACGCGGACCACGAGGTGATCCGGATCGTGCTCCAGGAGGAAGAGCCAGCCTTCGCGTGTCGCGTCCCGTAGGATCGCGCGTTTCGTCTCGAGCGTCGTGAGGGGGTGCGTGTCGAATCCCATGATGTACGGCAGCGGCAGGTGCGCGATCGTCGGAACGAGATCGACCGTGTAGAGCGCGCGCGTGCCGGCGACGTCGAAGAACACGCCCTGGTGCCCGACCGTGTGCCCCGGCAATCCCCTGAGGGTTACGCCGGGCAGGATCTCGATGTCCTTGTCGTGG is a window from the Candidatus Eisenbacteria bacterium genome containing:
- a CDS encoding NADH-quinone oxidoreductase subunit A, which gives rise to MNQVDPNSTTAFIPILMMLIVGIGFAVFTLVASHFLGTRVNDPAKLSPYECGITPTGTARERFHTRFYLVAMLFIVFDIETVFLYPWAIVFRQLRIFGLIEMGVFVGILLLGLVYVWGKGALEWD